The following proteins are co-located in the Psilocybe cubensis strain MGC-MH-2018 chromosome 5, whole genome shotgun sequence genome:
- a CDS encoding Rho1 guanine nucleotide exchange factor 1 produces MYEQRRSSVALPGLPPGAQPPVIGQTSSAAHAFPASTAYNFEVTPPMSGQEPLPNPWDAPFTSNRPPQMSRPTRPRVVSMQDTYPTPLASHGAGPRIDTGQRIAFPFPDPNYYRSTSYRNEMQSGERPTHHHSNSDLASPSSASTLQPPQPLHHRNTSVTSFASSFNGYSEDGHFGSDYHEADYQEVDNDSVRALTDQQLASEEGLRRFQAGELSEKDQEWHRLVPEEARDALGKQEVQRQSVIFEVIKSERDYVADLEAVEAVYVEGLRMAKPPIISSSRLGIFINEVFQNLRIILSYHQRILAALFARQREQHPLIQSVADIILDTALGDDFRSNYETYIKQYPLAESRHRKQMKSNRAYETFIQSVSNDPRIRKRDLITFLSRPVTKLPRLNLLLEQLLKLTDAEYDHPDLQTLPIILGILKDCIKSTQPGIEAAESKVKFWGLCESLVFQKGEIIDMDLYDGSRTLVYLGPVMRRSRTETSFSDKWVELTAALLDNYFLLTREEKRANGTVRRLLMSRPLPLSFLRLGAFNTPPEPRREKAEDGGLLDRYRNVPMYPFTIYHAASRSTRRYTLYTASDALRKKWYNSFVDTIGVHKVRQEANMWFNPQTLTDGYFRSVGRDFTPVNGMNITGRIQCAVPFFNGSRRFLAVGCGPGVYVAPVKTEKYRLAVSVRTPNTLAAFITWGDKIFNRLVVQVDSSLTSYSLDILARFADGQTDSTAVDASKERIAGNDSHIVFFRHVHLGGRALLIYCSKRRLASSMTLQVLEALDVKDLSIVPRRSIASNMHCFRPYGEPGYIPKDAYDIVALSKTVGVCTNDGIVTLDPTNIVQSAVNIIPDLKDGLTNEPMALLKARLEGKRPLGFVKVDQNELLVIYDGNSKHYSSLGKCAHLSPFLLEMGCYINKHGVPVRRSGFIKWEIKAVSYAYRNGHILLVSPEFIEIRNAGTGRIVQVIEGQDIRLLYSGPYSTKDDPVLVVMRGKKDDKEGVSERIAELVQTEEISVMTPAVTTPSASVWDEWDM; encoded by the exons ATGTACGAACAACGCCGCTCGAGTGTTGCACTCCCTGGCCTGCCACCCGGGGCTCAGCCGCCCGTAATCGGTCAAACAAGTTCCGCAGCCCATGCATTTCCGGCATCGACAGCTTATAACTTCGAAGTCACACCCCCTATGTCAGGTCAAGAGCCCTTGCCAAACCCCTGGGACGCACCTTTCACATCGAATCGGCCACCGCAAATGTCTAGACCAACACGGCCGCGCGTGGTGTCCATGCAAGATACATACCCGACGCCGTTAGCTAGCCACGGCGCAGGACCTCGCATTGATACTGGTCAAAGGATCGCATTTCCCTTTCCTGACCCAAATTACTATCGGTCTACATCTTATCGGAATGAAATGCAGTCTGGCGAAAGACCAACTCACCATCATAGTAACAGCGATCTTGCATCCCCTTCCAGTGCCTCGACGCTACAACCCCCACAACCATTACATCATCGGAACACTTCGGTCacttcatttgcatcctcctTCAACGGATACAGTGAAGACGGTCATTTTGGTTCAGATTATCATGAA GCAGATTATCAAGAAGTCGATAACGATTCAGTACGCGCCTTGACCGATCAACA GCTAGCATCTGAAGAAGGTTTACGTCGCTTTCAAGCAGGAGAATTATCTGAAAAGGACCAAGAATGGCATCGCTTAGTCCCTGAGGAGGCCAGAGATGCTTTAGGGAAGCAAGAAGTTCAAAGGCAGTCAGTCATCTTTGAAGTTATCAAATCGGAAAGAGATTATGTCGCCGACCTCGAGGCAGTCGAAGCG GTTTATGTTGAAGGCTTGCGCATGGCGAAGCCTCCAATAATATCATCGTCCCGCTTGGGGATTTTTATCAATGAAGTGTTCCAAAATCTGcgaattatcttatcctaTCATCAACGTATTCTTGCTGCCCTTTTTGCACGGCAACGAGAGCAACATCCTCTGATCCAATCAGTAGCGGATATCATATTGGACA CTGCCCTTGGGGATGACTTCCGTTCAAACTACGAAACGTACATCAAGCAATACCCACTAGCTGAATCTCGCCATCGAAAACAAATGAAATCTAACCGTGCATACGAGACGTTTATCCAATCTGTTTCGAATGACCCTAGAATACGCAAACGAGATCTGATCACTTTCCTATCGCGTCCTGTTACCAAACTTCCACGACTTAACCTACTTCTTGAACAACTTTTGAAATTAACTGACGCCGAATATGACCACCCTGATCTGCAAACGTTGCCAATTATTCTTGGAATTTTAAAAGATTGTATCAAGAGCACCCAACCTGGAATTGAAGCTGCGGAGAGCAAGGTCAAATTCTGGGGTCTTTGCGAAAGTTTAGTGTTCCAAAAGGGTGAAATCATT GATATGGATCTTTATGATGGAAGTCGCACTCTTGTATATCTAGGGCCTGTCATGCGTCGCAGCCGAACCGAGACAAGTTTTTCtgacaaatgggtagagtTGACTGCTGCATTGCTTGACAATTATT TTCTTCTTACTCGGGAAGAAAAGCGTGCTAATGGCACTGTTAGACGTTTGCTCATGTCAAGG CCATTACCGCTTTCTTTCCTTCGGCTTGGAGCATTCAATACACCACCCGAGCCACGTCGCGAGAAAGCAGAGGACGGTGGCTTGTTGGATAGATATCGCAATGTCCCAATGTATCCGTTCACAATATACCACGCTGCAAGTCGCTCTACGCGGCGGTATACCTTATATACTGCGAGTGATGCTTTGCGGAAGAAATGGTACAATTCGTTCGTTGATACAATCGGAGTGCACAAGGTCCGCCAGGAGGCGAATATG TGGTTCAATCCGCAAACCCTCACAGATGGATATTTTAGATCTGTGGGCAGGGATTTCACCCCGGTCAATGGAATGAACATCACGGGAAGAATACAATGCGCCGTTCCCTTTT TTAATGGTTCTAGACGTTTTCTTGCAGTTGGGTGCGGCCCAGGAGTTTATGTTGCTCCTGTCAAGACAGAAA AATATCGTCTGGCCGTCTCTGTTAGGACACCAAACACCTTGGCTGCTTTCATCACGTGGGGtgacaaaattttcaaccgACTTGTCGTCCAAGTTGACTCTTCATTGACGTCTTACTCACTGGATATTCTTGCCCGCTTTGCTGATGGCCAAACGGATTCCACTGCCGTGGATGCCTCTAAGGAACGTATTGCCGGTAATGATTCACACATTGTCTTCTTCAGACACGTACACCTGGGAGGCAGGGCATTGT TGATTTATTGTTCGAAACGAAGGCTAGCGTCATCAATGACTTTGCAAGTACTGGAAGCCCTAGATGTCAAGGACCTATCTATAGTTCCCCGAAGGTCTATTGCATCGAATATGCATTGCTTTAGACCATATGGCGAA CCGGGCTATATACCCAAGGATGCGTATGACATTGTGGCTTTATCGAAAACAGTTGGAGTCTGCACAAATGATGGAATCGTTACATTAGATCCGACGAA CATTGTTCAATCTGCTGTAAATATTATCCCAGACCTCAAGGACGGACTTACCAATGAACCTATGGCGCTGCTGAAAGCACGTCTCGAAGGCAAACGACCACTAGGATTTGTGAAGGTTGACCAAAATGAATTATTAGTGATTTATGATGGTAACAGCAAACACTATTCATCACTTGGAAAATGTGCTCATCTGTCCCCGTTCCTGTTAGAAATGGGGTGCTACATCAATAAACACGGTGTTCCTGTCCGTCGCAGTGGATTCATCAAATGGGAGATCAAAGCTGTATCATATGCCTATCGTAACGGGCATATTTTGCTTGTCTCTCCCGAGTTTATAGAGATACGAAATGCTGGCACAGGTCGGATAGTGCAGGTCATCGAAGGGCAGGACATCAGATTGCTTTATTCGGGACCATATTCCACGAAAGATGATCCAGTGCTTGTTGTAATGCGGGGAAAAAAGGACGACAAAGAAGGCGTCAGCGAACGAATTGCAGAACTGGTGCAGACAGAAGAAATTAGCGTGATGACGCCGGCAGTGACAACTCCATCGGCATCTGTGTGGGATGAATGGGACATGTAA
- a CDS encoding General transcription and DNA repair factor IIH subunit TFB2: protein MPSTQPYIYSENGDSTPTPHALLPFLQSQSQNTLTRLYQRPSSCLSIFRLLAPLERQIIMNLLWLESAIAASTMAAWVIREGKKLYEDALATLGRLNIIPQSSTKLALNGTFKSGLRQAMTGGGSSGSFGVPADKDDKRQGIDIEALDGYALERWETILHYMVSSGTGQSPTRPSQGVLFLLQRSGLMALSHSSLLQITSAGFQFLLHSPHDQLWDLLLQYLHLAEERQMDLVEVLGFIFMLSTMELGREYSTENLSGTQKAMLEDLRDYGLIWQRKPSSRRFSPTRLSTTLTSSAPPLPTARGTSSGPQEGFIILETNYRVYAYTDNPLQTAVLNLFVSLKYRFPNLVVGSITRDSVKKALMNGISADQIISYLTAHAHPQMRKNNPLLPVTVQDQIRLWELERNRLKSREGYLYTAFASQADYEFVLNYAKELDVVVWENSVKRCFFGTLEGHSNIKGFIERRTLAAGS from the exons ATGCCTTCCACACAACCGTACATATATTCAGAGAACGGAGACTCAACTCCCACCCCGCATGCGTTGCTGCCCTTTCTACAATCTCAATCACAAAACACTTTGACGAGGCTGTACCAAAGGCCATCATCATGTCTGTCAATATTTCG GCTTCTTGCACCGTTAGAACGACAAATAATTATGAACCTACTATGGCTTGAGTCTGCTATAGCGGCGTCAACTATGGCGGCGTGGGTCATCCGCGAAGGCAAAAA GCTATATGAAGATGCCCTTGCTACTCTCGGACGGTTGAACATTATACCACAGTCATCCACCAAGTTGGCACTGAACGGAACATTCAAGTCCGGGTTGCGTCAAGCGATGACTGGAGG AGGATCCAGCGGGAGTTTCGGTGTCCCAGCTGATAAGGATGATAAAAGACAAGGCATTGATATTGAAGCCCTGGATGGATATGCCTTGGAACGATGGGAG ACTATTCTACACTATATGGTGTCTTCAGGAACTGGCCAATCACCCACAAGACCGTCTCAAggcgttctttttcttctacaGCGAAGTGGGTTAATGGCTTTGTCCCA ctcttcattacttcaaATTACGTCCGCTGGATTCCAGTTCTTGCTTCACTCACCTCACGATCAACTTTGGGACTTACTGCTTCAATACCTACATTTGGCGGAG GAGCGACAAATGGACCTCGTTGAGGTACTTGGATTCATATTCATGCTATCGACAATGGAGTTGGGGAGG GAATACTCAACTGAAAATCTGAGTGGGACACAAAAGGCCATGCTGGAGGATCTGCGAGATTATGGCCTCATCTGGCAAAGGAAG CCTTCATCGAGGCGCTTTAGCCCTACGCGACTCTCGACTACCTTGACATCGTCAGCCCCGCCTCTTCCTACAGCCAGGGGCACAAGCTCTGGTCCGCAGGAAGGTTTCATCATTCTAGAGACCAATTACCGTGTTTACGCATATACTG ACAACCCATTGCAAACTGCTGTGCTCAATCTCTTCGTTTCGTTGAAATATCGTTTTCCAAACCTCGTCGTGGGCTCTATTACACGAGACAGCGTGAAGAAGGCTTTGATGAATGGAATATCTGCTGACCAG ATTATAAGCTACTTGACTGCCCATGCACATCCTCAGATGCGTAAAAAT AACCCTCTGCTTCCGGTCACTGTACAGGATCAGATTAGACTCTGGGAGCTGGAACGGAATCGTTTAAAATCTCGGGAAG GTTACCTCTACACCGCGTTTGCGTCGCAAGCCGACTACGAGTTTGTTCTTAACTATGCAAAGGAGCTTGATGTAGTGGTATGGGAGAATAGTGTCAAGCGATGTTTCTTTGGCACATTGGAGGGACACTCGAACATCAAAGGATTCATTGAGCGGCGCACACTGGCAGCAGGTTCTTGA
- a CDS encoding Angio-associated migratory cell protein — translation MASGKARAEDIDLEDENNQEELFITEDDVLEEIEDDGDHPMGDDDDDDEAADTVGDLAEGSSGHVEDISVQHFSTHNASVFAVACHPTQPIAASGGEDDLGYIWDITDGEILVKLTGHTDSVTSTAWSTDGEMIATGGMDGKIRIWRRVGKENYNTWEFLTELQGPDEVMFLRWHPKGSVLLAGSNDSTLWLWQLPSGNTMQVFAGHMGPVNCGEFTPDGKRIISADQEGFLIFWDPRSPTPLFKLGPDDARFSLDGITSVAVNPSSTLAVVGGAAGGVRVVSLSKGEIVSTLGGHTEGESIEAIVFIDLTGAGGSGSGVVVTGATDGKACIWDLSTMRLRSTLQHEDAITTLLAHPAPKSYLLVSGSADKTLRTWDARTGKLLRTHTGHRAPVLGASLGLDGSVVVSAGDDGHCMVFTTEAEETE, via the exons ATGGCCTCAGGAAAAGCCCGTGCTGAAGATATCGACCTCGAGGACGAGAACAATCAGGAAGAGCTGTTCATCACCGAAGATGATGTCCTTGAGGAAATAGAGGACGACGGTGACCACCCCAtgggcgacgacgacgacgacgacgaagcagCAGACACCGTTGGTGACTTGGCTGAAGGATCATCAGGTCACGTCGAAGATATATCTGTGCAGCATTTCTCAACGCACAACGCGTCCGTTTTTGCCGTGGCCTGTCATCCCACTCAACCTATCGCTGCTTCTGGGGGAGAAGACGACTTGGGATATATATGGGATATCACTGATGGAGAAATTCTTGTTAAATTGACGGGACACACAGATAGTGTAACAAGCACGGCCTGGAGCACAGATGGCGAGATGATCGCCACAGGAGGCATGGACGGCAAGATCAGAATTTGGAGAAGGGTCGGAAAAGAAAACTATAACACTTGGGAATTTTTGACAGAACTACAAGGTCCTGATGAGGTCATG TTTTTGAGATGGCATCCCAAAGGCTCTGTGTTACTTGCTGGTTCAAACGACTCTACGCTTTGGCTGTGGCAAC TGCCCTCCGGAAATACTATGCAAGTTTTTGCAGGCCACATGGGTCCTGTTAACTGTGGTGAATTTACGCCGGATG GAAAAAGAATCATTTCAGCAGATCAAGAAGGTTTCCTAATATTTTGGGATCCTCGATCTCCTACACCTCTATTCAAATTGGGCCCAGACGATGCTCGCTTCAGCCTTGACGGAATCACGTCTGTAGCTGTCAACCCATCCTCAACACTGGCAGTCGTCGGCGGTGCTGCTGGTGGCGTCCGTGTCGTAAGTTTGAGCAAAGGAGAGATTGTCTCAACATTGGGTGGTCATACCGAAGGAGAAAGCATCGAAGCCATCGTGTTCATCGATCTCACAGGAGCCggtggttctggttctggagTGGTTGTAACTGGAGCCACGGATGGTAAAGCCTGCATATGGGATCTTAGCACAATGAGGTTACGCTCTACCCTTCAACACGAG GACGCTATTACAACACTTCTCGCCCATCCTGCTCCCAAATCATATCTTTTGGTTTCTGGATCCGCCGACAAAACATTACGCACTTGGGATGCCAGAACTGGCAAGCTTCTACGAACACACACGGGACACAGGGCACCAGTTCTCGGTGCGTCGCTTGGATTAGATGGTTCTGTAGTCGTAAGTGCGGGAGATGATGGACATTGCATGGTATTCACCACAGAAGCTGAGGAAACCGAGTAG